The Candidatus Binatia bacterium genomic interval GCGTTGACATCATCGAAGTCGCCCGCATCCGTGCCGCCATCGAGAACCCGCGCACCGGGGTACGGTTCCAAGCACGCGTGTTTACGGAACAAGAGATTGCCTACTGCGGCCGGCGCCACAACGCGGCCGAAAGTTTCGCGGCGCGCTTTGCGGCAAAGGAAGCGACGATGAAGGCGTTGGGTCGCGGGTTCGGCCAGG includes:
- a CDS encoding holo-ACP synthase; translation: MILGIGVDIIEVARIRAAIENPRTGVRFQARVFTEQEIAYCGRRHNAAESFAARFAAKEATMKALGRGFGQGIAWREIEVTRGDGAPGVRLSGGAQVYAEALGIRRIHLSLSHTADLAIAYVIAES